Proteins from a genomic interval of Oncorhynchus clarkii lewisi isolate Uvic-CL-2024 chromosome 13, UVic_Ocla_1.0, whole genome shotgun sequence:
- the LOC139424184 gene encoding uncharacterized protein, protein MPLAVVYWAYTTPPPIPHPHLYHTPSYTTPPRIPHPHVYHTPTYTTPPPIPHPLLYHTPSYTTPPPILHPLLYHTPSYTTQLLYHTPTYTTPPPIPHRPYTTPPPIPHPLLYHTSFYTTPPPILHPLLYHTPSYTTPPPIPHPLLYYTAPIPHPLLYHTPSYTTPPLKLHPLQYHTPSYTAPPHIPRHLLYHTPSYTAPPRIPHFFVHHTPLCTPSYTTPPHVPHRIPNRIPHPLVYPLVYPLVYHTPSCTPSYTPRIPPRIPHPLMYPLVYPLLYHTPPIPHPLMYPLVYPLLYHTPYYTTPPHLPPPIPHPIVYPLQYHPPSYTTPPPIPHPLVYTLVYPLLYHTPLCTPSYTTPLMYPLIYPLLYHPPSYTTPLVPYC, encoded by the coding sequence AtgcctttagccgtggtatattgggcatataccacacccccacctataccacacccccacctataccacaccccttcatataccacacccccacgTATACCACACCCTCACGTATACCACACCCCCacctataccacaccccctcctataccacaccccctcctataccacaccccctcctataccacaccccctcctaTACTACACCCCCtcctataccacaccccctcctaTACTACACAGCTCCTATACCACACCCCCAcctataccacacctcctcctataccacaccgcccctataccacaccccctcctataccacaccccctcctataccacacctccttctataccacaccccctcctaTACTACACCCCCtcctataccacaccccctcctaTACTACACCCCCtcctataccacaccccctcctaTACTACACAGCccctataccacaccccctcctataccacaccccctcctataccacaccccctctgaaACTACACCCCCTACAATACCACACCCCCTCCTATACCGCACCCCCTCATATACCACGCCACCtgctataccacaccccctcctaTACTGCACCCCCTCGTATACCACACTTCTTCGTGCACCACACCCCCTTGTGTACCCCCtcgtataccacaccccctcatgtACCCCATCGTATACCCAAtcgtataccacaccccctcgtatACCCCCTCGTATACCCCCTCGTATACCACACACCCTCATGTACACCCTCGTATACCCCTCGTATTCCCCCtcgtataccacaccccctcatgtACCCCCTTGTATACCCCCTCCTATACCACACCCCtcctataccacaccccctcatgtACCCCCTCGTGTACCCCCTCCTATACCACACCCCCtactataccacaccccctcatttACCCCCTCCTATACCACACCCCATCGTATACCCCCTCCAATACCACCCTCCCTCCTATACCACACCCCCgcctataccacaccccctcgtgtaCACCCTCGTGTACCCCCTCCTATACCACACCCCCCTGTGTACCCcctcatataccacacccctcatGTACCCCCTCATATACCCACTCCTATACCACCCCCCCTCCTATACCacacccctcgtgccttattgctaa
- the LOC139424183 gene encoding lipopolysaccharide-induced tumor necrosis factor-alpha factor homolog, which translates to MDPPSYNAQSEAPHYSPAPTTAIVTIPSLPPHHPTPTTPPPTYGEAVTMQTDPFPVLTPPTRQSLPSQEQTGFFLYHSTQTVNMETVQQHSPTVVIIQSEAVGPMGDTPCMTQCSNCHQRVTTVVTNRPGVAAWAMCGLLTLMGFICGCCLIPFLVAGFQDAHHSCPLCHAHLHTHTRM; encoded by the exons ATGGACCCTCCGTCGTACAACGCTCAGTCCGAGGCCCCCCACTATTCCCCCGCTCCCACGACCGCCATAGTAAccatcccctcccttcctccccaccaCCCAACACCAACCACACCCCCACCCACCTACGGAGAAGcag TCACCATGCAGACGGACCCGTTTCCTGTCCTGACTCCGCCCACCAGGCAGTCACTACCCAGTCAGGAGCAGACTGGCTTCTTCCTCTACCACTCAACACAAA ctgtCAACATGGAGACAGTGCAGCAGCATTCCCCGACGGTGGTGATCATCCAATCAGAGGCTGTGGGTCCGATGGGCGACACCCCCTGTATGACACAGTGTTCTAACTGTCATCAGCGCGTCACGACGGTCGTCACCAACAGACCTGGCGTGGCTGCGTGGGCCATGTGTGGCCTGCTGACACTCATGgg gttcaTCTGCGGATGCTGTCTGATCCCGTTCCTGGTCGCAGGGTTCCAGGACGCTCATCACTCCTGCCCGCTCTGCCACgcccacctccacacacacaccag GATGTGA